The following proteins are encoded in a genomic region of Micromonospora olivasterospora:
- a CDS encoding UPF0158 family protein, with the protein MLDLSRLDLEAIATALEDQTDYEHRWLIDPQTGEIVFWTTDGGIDGHTPVDLDDLDLVGIDPLPSYVWYQDMADFAAGVSDAAAGRRLARVIQGRGAFRRFKNELHEEYAHLLPAWYAFRDVRARRRAVEWLVDNSLVDDDTGERFVAEHPDPDLP; encoded by the coding sequence ATGCTTGACCTGAGCAGGCTGGACCTGGAGGCGATCGCTACCGCGCTCGAGGACCAGACCGACTACGAGCACCGATGGCTGATCGACCCGCAGACCGGCGAGATCGTGTTCTGGACGACGGACGGTGGCATCGACGGACACACCCCCGTCGACCTTGACGACCTCGACCTGGTGGGCATCGACCCGCTGCCGTCCTACGTCTGGTACCAGGACATGGCCGACTTCGCTGCGGGGGTCAGTGACGCGGCGGCCGGCCGAAGACTCGCGCGGGTTATCCAGGGCCGGGGTGCCTTCCGCCGGTTCAAGAACGAGTTGCACGAGGAGTATGCGCACCTGCTGCCGGCGTGGTACGCCTTCCGCGACGTTCGCGCACGGCGGCGGGCGGTGGAATGGCTGGTCGACAACTCGCTGGTCGACGACGACACGGGCGAGCGTTTCGTGGCCGAGCACCCGGATCCCGACCTCCCCTGA